In Spirochaetota bacterium, the DNA window GAAGATTATGTTAAAAAATTCCCAAAAGCTAAATTTTTTGCTGGAAAAAAACCATGGGAAGTACCTTGTGATATTGCGATACCATGTGCTACTCAAAATGAAATTGATGAAAATGATGCAAAAACATTACATAAAAATGGTTGTAAATATGTTGTTGAAGGATCAAATATGGGCTGTACTTTAGAAGCAGTTAAATATATGCAAGCTAACAAAATAATTTATGCACCTGGAAAAGCTGTTAACGCTGGTGGAGTTGCAACATCAGGTCTTGAAATGTCTCAAAACTCTATAAGATTATCATGGACAAGAGAAGAAGTAGATAGCAAATTAAGACAGATAATGAAAAACATCCATGATAAATCTCTTGAAGCTGCTGAAGCTTACGGATATAAAGGAGATTATGTAGTAGGAGCAAATATTGCAGGATTCAAAAAAGTTGCAGATGCTATGATTGAACAAGGTCATGTGTAATAATATTTTATAAAATTAAGATCATTTCTTAATAAAGAATCATTTACTAAAATTATAAATTTTTATACATATGTTTTATAATATTAAAAGAGGGGAATTTCCCCTCTTTTTTTAAATTTTTCTTACTATTTTATTATTTTTATTCAATTTATTAAATTAAAAAACAATTGTATTATTATATTTTATATTTTATTTCTTTATATTTTAATATTTCATTTAATATTATTTAAACCTTAAATTTAGTTTAAAAATAACTTTTAAAAGGATTGAAAATGAAAAACTTATTTTATCTCTTTTTAGCATTTTTAGCTTATTTTACTCTTTCTGCAGGATTTGTATTACAAAAAAAAGGTATCAAATTTGCTAATACTAAAGATATTTTAATATGGATAACAGGATTTATATTGATGAACTTAGCTCCACTTATAAACTATTTTGCATTAAAAGGTATCTCACCTTCAATAGTCACTGCATCATCTGGAATTTCTGTTCCTTTAACAATATTTCTTTCAAAATTCATTTTAAATACTAAAATAAAAATCACCGACTATATCTATTCAATTTTAATGATGTTATTTATCTTTTTGGCTAATTATTTTTCAGAAAATAAAGAGTTTAATTCTTTCTCTAAAAATGCTCTCTACTTTTTTGTTTTTTTACCATCTCTATTATTTTTAATATTAATCATAATTAATAAATTTTATAAAAATAAAAATAATAAAATAAAGCTAATTAATACAATTATTTACTCTTTTTCTGGTGGTTCTCTTGCTGGCATGATGATGATAGTTCTTAAAATATTTCAAATTGAGGATGTTTTTTCTAATAAAAATTTTATATTTAATCAGTTCTTTTTATTGTACTTATTTCTAGGTATAACTTCTTTTCTATCAATACAATTTGCATACAGAAATGGGGATATACTTATCGTTTCTCCTATTCAATATGGGACACAAGTATTTTTCCCCTTATTAAGTATTTATTTCATTTTTTACACAAAAATTATTCTTATACAAGTTTTAAGTTTTATATTGATTATTCTTTTTGCTATTAAACTTGTATTATCCCATAAAGATCTCTACTAAATGCTGTAAATTAAAACTATTGTTAAATATTTTTTTGTTATTTGTAATTTTTTAAATTGAAAAAAAAAAATTAAGAATTAAAATTTACCTATAAAAAATAGGAGGCTTTAAGAATGGCTTATAAAATAAATGATAATTGCATTAATTGTGGTGCTTGTGAACCAGAATGTCCTGTTAATGCTATATATGAAAAAGATGATAGAAGAGTTATTGACCCTTCTAAATGTACAAGTTGTGGTTCTTGCGCCACAGTATGTCCCGCTGAAGCTATAGATGCTGATTAATTTTATTTATTAAATTTTATATTAAAAGGCTATCTTTTAAGAGATAGCCTTTAATTTTTTTATTCTAAAGGAAAAATAATGATTTTTAAAGATAAGGAAAATTTAAATAAAGAAAAAAAAGAACATATTTACGAACAGGTAAGTAATATTTTTAAAGAATCTAATTTTATAGAGTTAGGTGATTTAAAAGATAGCAATGATATTAATATAAAATATGATTTACCTTCTTATTGGCTTTTCAAAGTTATTGGGGATAACAATGAAAATTTCAGAAATTCTATTTCAAATTTCCTTAAAGATAAGAAATTGAAAAAAGAAGTATCAATAATATATTCAAAAAATTCAAAATATTGTTCATATAATTTTGAAATATTTGTAGAAAATAAGGAAGAATTATTTTCTTTTTATAGGGAACTAAAAGAAATAAAAGAAACAAAATTTTGTTTTTAATCAAATATATTGAAAAAAATATCCTACTTTTTAATTAAACAAAAAAATTTAACTTTCTTCTCTTTTGATTTTCTAAAAAATGTTGTTTCATAAAAGGGAAAATATTTTTCATATTGTTTTTTAGAAGTTGTGATGTAACTTTTTATTATTCTAAATATTTTAAAACCTTTATTATAAATATCCTTATTTTTTACACAAGCATTTAAAATCCACTTAGAGTAATCTTCATGATCTGTTAATATAAAAATCTTTCCACCATCTTTCAGAAAATTTTTTAATTTTTTCAAAGATTCTTCATTTACTAATCTTCTTTTATGATGTCTTTTTTTTGGCCAAGGATCTGGGAATGATATAAATATAAAATCAAATAAAAATAAATCGAATTTTTTTTTATCTAACTTTTCAGAACTATTCAATGATTGGTTTTTTATAATAGAACTTTCATAAAACTTTATAAAATCAAAAAAATCTTCATTAACATATAAAACATTATCCAAAGACTCTTGATGTGTCTTCTTAATAGCCCTTTGAATTGCTGCTTTAGAAAAATCAAGTCCTAAAAATAATGTATCTTTATATATTGAAGCTAAATAATTAATGTATTCCCCTTTTCCACAACAAACTTCTAAAACAAATTTATTATTTTCAGAACTAAGTTTTTGGCACTTAATTTTTTGAATTTTTTTTTCAATTATTTTAAAAAATTGATTATCAAGTTTTAAAGTATAATTATTAAACAAATTGTCATCAATATTAATATATCTTAATCTACCCTTCATAAACTTAAAAATAATTTATCAAAAATTAATTTTTTTTATATAAATTTTTATATTGATTTTTTGTATTTAATAAATATTTTATAAATAAAGATAATATATATTTTTAAGAGGTAAAAATGAACTTAAAAACCAAAATTGTATGTACTATAGGACCATCAACTTCTTCAGAAGAAATGTTAGAAAAACTAATAATTTCTGGTATGAATGTAGCAAGGTTTAATTTTTCTCATGCAAATTATGATGAAACCAAAAAAGTAATAAATATTTTAAAAAAATTAAGGGAAAAATTAAAAGTCCCTCTTGCTTTAATGCTTGATACAAAAGGTCCTGAAATAAGAATATACGGATATAAGGAAATAATTGAAGTAAAAACAAAAGAAAAATTTTTTATTCAGAGTATAGATGGACAATTTTTAGAAAGCGAAAAAGGTAAAGTTTTTCTTGAGCAAAATAATTTTTATGAAACTAAAACATTTTTTACTAATCTTCCATATATAGATAGAATAGTTAAAATAGGAGACAAGATTTTATTAATGGATGGGTATTTTACAACTGAAGTGGTAGGAATAGTTGAAGATCAGACAAAAAAAGAAAAAGATTTAGAAGATAATTTTAATTTTTTATTAGGTAAAAAAATAGAAATAGAATTTAAAAATTCTGGAAAGTTGAGACCAAAAGCACATCTATCAATACCAAATGTTGACTATCCTATTGAATTTCTTTCAAACAAAGATAAAGAAGATATTAAATTTGCTGTACAAAATGATTTTGAATACATTGCTCTCTCTTTTGTCAGATCATCAGACGATATACTAAAAGTTAAAAAAATCATTAATGAAATAAACGAAAATGCTAATATAGATTTAATTGCTAAAATAGAACATAGGAAAGCAATAGAAAACATCGATGATATTATTATTCACTCAGATGGAATAATGGTTGCAAGAGGAGATCTTGGAGTTGAACTTCCAATAGAAGATGTCCCTGTTTTTCAAAAGAAAATAATAGAAAAATGCTATCTTTCTGGGAAACCAGTTATAACAGCAACACAAATGTTAGAATCCATGATAGAAACACCTCTTCCTACAAGAGCAGAAGTATCTGATGTAGCAAATGCTGCTTATGATATGACATCTGCTGTTATGCTATCAGGTGAAACTGCTGTTGGCAAATTTCCTGAACTTGTAGTACAAACAATGAAAAAAATTTTACTAAAAACTGAATCATCTATAGATTATAAAAAATTTTTATTTTCAAAAAGCTATACTGAATCATTATTTGATATTACAAATATCATATCATATAATGCTGTTGTTACTGCTTACCAATGTAATGCAAAAGCTATTTTGTGTATTACTAAAACTGGATATGCAGGAAGGATGATTTCAAAGTTAAGACCAGGCTTACCAATAATCGTATTTACTTATGATAAAAAAGTTTACAATAAGCTTGCATTAAATTGGGGAGTTACTCCAATTTTATATACTAAAGAGGACTCCTTTGAAAAATTAATAGATGAAATAAAAAATTTATGCATTGAAAATAATTTTGTATCAAAGGGAGATCTGGTTGTTATCATTGCAGGAATGCCATTAGGAAAACAAGGAACTACAAATATGATAAGAATCGAATCTATAGGTAAATCTAGAATTAAAGGAACACCAATTAATGTAAAACAAACAATAAAAAATGTTGTAATTATAGAAGGTCTTGAAGATTTTAAAGAAAAGGATGTAGATAATAAAATAGTGGTACTTAAAAACTTTTCAGAAAATTATGTTACATACTTAAGATTTGCTGCTGGAATAATTATTGAAAATTGTTATTGGGAAACACAATTAAAAATTGTTGCAAGTGCATATAATATACCCATAATAATGAATGCAACAGGAGCTTCTGAAATTTTAAAAGATAGATCTCTTGTTGAAATATTAGAAGATGGAACAATAATTGAAATATAAATATGCAGGAATTTAATTGTTGACATTATAAAAAATATTAATTTAAATATTAAAATAATTTAATTTAATAAAAATAAAAAAGTTTTTAATAAATTTAAATTTAAAAATATATAATAGATTTTTATTTTTATAAAATTTGGAAAGGAGTTTTATGCAAACTAGAGAGGAAAAATTTAATTTTTATAAGACCACTATTTTAATAGGGCTTGGCTTTTTTACTATGGGACTTATGGACCCTCTATATGATGCTTTCGTACCATTATTTTTAAAAGAATATATTAAAGTAAAAACAATCATTGGTTCAATTATGACTCTAGACAATATTTTTGCTCTTTTTTTAATACCAATTGTAGCAGCAATATCAGATAGAACAATAACAAAAATTGGTAGAAGAATGCCATATATTCTTGTCACACTTCCATTAAGTGCAATATTTTTTGCTTTGATTCCTTTTGCTGCTTTAAAAAGTTTGTTTTTACTTATTTTAGTTTTATTTTTATTAAATATTTTTAAGCAAGCTGCAAGAGGACCAGTTGTTGCTTTAATGCCAGATATCATTCATCCTGATTATAGATCTGAAGCTAATGGAGTTATAAACTTTATGGGAGGAATTGCTGCAATCGTTGGCACAGTTGGTTTATCCAAACTTATGGATTTGGATATATATTTACCAATAATTGGTAGAACAAAGGATAAAATTCCATTTCTAATTTCTGGTATACTAGTTGTTTTTGCAACCATACTTTTATTTATATTTGTAAAAGAAAAATTTAGAGAGAAAACTGAGAAAGAAGAAAAGATTCCAATTATTAAATCTTTTAAACTTATATTTTCTGACAAAGATAAAAGTGCTGTTTTAATATTATTTTCTCTTTTTCTATGGTTTTTTGGTTATCAAGGTGTCCTTCCATTTGTAACAACATATGCTGTTGAAATTATAGGTGTCTCAAAAGGTGTTGCAGGAATTTCTCCTGGAATGGTTGCAATTCCATATGCTTTATTTGCAATACCTTCAGGAATTATTGCTCATAAAATAGGAAGAAAAAAAATGATTAGAATATGCTTAATAGGCTTAATAATTGCAATGATATTAATGTTTTTTCATAAAGCAATTGTTGACTTTTTTCAGTTAAAACAAGGATTAAGTTTAATTATTTTTTGGGCTATTCTATTCTTTTTTGGTATTTTCTGGGGTTCAGTTGTTACAAATTCGTTTCCAATGTTATGGCAAATGGCTACATATTCAAACATGGGAATATATACTGGTTTATATTATACTTTTTCTCAATCTGCTGCTATCTTTTCTCCACCTGTTACTGGGGCAATTATAGATCTAATAAATATAAGAGCCATCTTTTTATTTGCAGCAATATGTATGCTAGGGGCATTTATACTTATGGGATTTGTAAAAAAGGGTGAACCCTCTACTACAAAAACACATTGAAAATATATAGATTTAACTTTAATAAGATGATAAAAAAATTAAAACAAAACATAAATAAAATAAAAATAATAAAAATAAAATCATAAATAAAAAATAGAAAATTTAAAATGTAAAGTATAAAATATAAAAAATTTGAAATAATAATTATTAATAAAAAAGAGAGAGAAATTATTCTCTCTCTTTTTATTTTATTACCTTAAAAACTTAATATTAGAATATAATTTTGTAATTATTTATTTGTTTCTTTAACTATTTCGATAACCTTCTCCTTTGTTATAACATACTTACTCCATAAACCTTCTAAATTATAGAAATCCCTTTTATCTTTATTAAAAAGATGAATTATCACCGAATTATAATCAAGAAGTATCCAATCATTTACAGTAAAATTTTTTCTATTGATTAAAGAATATCCATTATCTTTTAAAATTTTATTTAGCTCACTAACTACAGCAGAAGCCTGAGGTGTAGATTCAATTGTCCCAATTATAAAAAAATCTGCTATTGGCATTACATCAATAACCTTAATAACTTTTATATTATCAACTTTCTTTTCTTCTAATATATTAATTATAAGAGATGCAAGTTTATAATCGAGGTTTTCTTTCAAATTAAACTCCTTATTAAAATTTATTCTTTATCTTTCAATTCCTTTTTAGATTTAGTTGAAGCCTTTTCTTTTGTAACCTTTGCCTTTGTAGCTTTTGTTTCCTTTAATGAGAGATTATCAGTAATATTTTTTTTCTTTTTTCTAGGTCTTGTTTTCCCAAATGTTCCTCTAAAAATTTTTCCTCTTCTTGATCTTTGATCACCTTTACCCATATTTCCTCCAATATTTTATTATTTATAAAATTTTTAATAATTTTTTATTTTATTATTACTTTAGATTTTTATAAAAAAAATTTATTCAAAAATATTTAAAAAATCAAGTGGATAAAAAAATAATAATTTCTAAAATGATGTTTTAATAAATAATTTAGCAAAAATTCCACCATAAATTGTAATTATTGAAACGATAATACCTGCTATCAAAACACCTAAACTTATAAAAAAGAATGATTTTTTTATATCTAATCTTAAAAGCCAAGCACCAATGGTGCCTGTAATAGCACCCGTTGCAGGAAGAGGTATAGCAACAAATATCATTAATCCTATATATTCATATTTCTCAAATTTAGGTTTTACTTTTTTTAATGATCTTTCAGAAATTTTATCAAAAAATTTCTTATATAAAGGTATTTTTAAGAATAAATGGTTAAAAAACTCAAGAAAAATAAAGAGTATAAGTGAAGCACAAGAATTAAATATAACAGATAAAAAAAAAGCTATAAAAATATTAATACCATTAAAATAACCATAAGGAATAGACCCTCTAAGCTCAATAACTGGTAACATAGATAATATAATCATTTTAATATAAGTTAATAACATTTCTCTACCTTTCTTATTTAAACAAACTATTATTAATTAGTTTTTAAAATTAAATTAAAAATTGAAGAAAAAACTTCCTTACTGTAAAAGCCGAATCTATTTATTTCAAAAATTTTATTAATTGCAATATCTTTTTTTATTAAATTATTTTTTAAAAGAATATATATTAAAGATAGGCTATTTAAAAAAACTCTTTCTTTTAACAGAAAGTACTCTATTATGTTTTTGTCTTCAGTTATTGGAATTAAATTATTAATCTCTGTCGAAACTATAACTGATAGATCTGCAAAAGTTAACCTTTTTTTATTATTATACTCCAATTTATTATAGAAAATTTCAATTTCTTCTTTTCTATTATTGATAAGCTTAAACCTATCTTTTATAAAATTGTAAAGATAATCTTTATTATTATTAATCTCATCAACAACTTCTTTTGTAATATAGATATTAAAATTATCTAAAACTAAAGAAAGAATATCAGCTTTATAAGTATAAATTAATGAAGAAGAATCAAATATAAAATCCTTATAGCCAAAATCTTGTAAAATTTTATCTGAAATTATGCTTTTTCTACTATCCAAATTATTTTATTAAAAAAATTTTCTTTATTTTAAAAATATTAATTTATAAATAATTAAAAAATCATAAAAAATATATTAAAAAATTCTAATAAAATATAACTTAATAAAATAAATTATAATTATAATATAAAATAATACTTTCATAATTTAACCATAACAAACAATATTATAAATAAACTATATTAAAACACTCTATTAAAGCTTTTGTCCTAAAAAAGAAAACAAGTCCAATACTTTTATCCCATGAATCTTTTGAAATATTAGGAAATAAAAAATATAAAAAAGAGTATAAAAATGGTTGACTACTTTTATTTAAATAATCATTCAATTTCTGTTTTAAAATATTTTTATCATCTATTTCTTCAATCTTTTCAAATTCCTCCATCTCTTTTTTTAAAATCTCGCTATAAAGTTTAAATGTTATAGTTCCTCTTTTAGCAGAATTTTTTATAATCTTATAAACAGATAAAATTGTATTTTCAAATGTAGTTAACATTCTATCAAAAACCTTTTTATTTTTATTATGAAATTCAAGAGATTTTATTGAGTCAATAATATCCTTTAATTCTGGATGTTCATTAAATAACATATTCCACATTATTGTACTTTGTTTATAATTATAAAGCCTTATTTCTTTAACAGTGTTTAAAAATTCATCTTCATTTATTTTTTTCAAATAAACTCCTTAATATCTTAATTAATATTATATTTTAATTAATAATTTTTAATTTAATCCATTCTATAATGACAACCTGAAGATTTTTTATTCTTCCATGCTGAAGTTGCAACAATTAATCCACATGTAATTGCATCCCTTAACTGAAGAATTAGATTGGATAACTTGGATTCATAATAAAAATCTTCAAAACTATTTTTAAGATTTGTTATATCAGTTAAAGCTCTTCTCAACCTTTTCTTTGTTCTTATAGGCCCTACATAATTCCACATAATATTCTTAAGATAATTCAAATCCTGTTTAACAAGAATAAGATCATACTCTTCTTTATTTGTATATTCCCAATCTTTTATTAAATCAAGAGAAAAATAATTTTTTTTGTATTCTTTGTTTAACAACTTATTATAAATAGAATCAGAAGCAAATTTAGCAAAGCACAATCCTTCTAATAAAGAGATAGATGCCAATCTATTTGCTCCATGGATTCCTGTACATGAAACCTCACCTACAGCATATAATCCATCAAGAGAAGACTCTCCTTCAAGATTAACTTTTATACCTCCGCATTGAAAATGAAAAGAAGGAACAACAGGGATATTTTCATAATCAAGATCAATACCATTCTCCTTACAAGTATAATAAATCGATGGAAACCTATCTTTTATCTTTTTTCTTATTTTATTTATATCTATATAAACAAACTTTGAATCTGTTTTTTGCATTTCAAAAATGATAGATCTAGCTACTACATCTCTTGGAGCCAAAGAACCGAGGCTATGATATTCTTTCATAAAAGGTTTACCATAAATATTTACAAGTTCTCCACCCTCTCCTCTAACTGCCTCTGATATTAAAAAACTGTGTCCATGTTCTGTAAACAATGCTGTTGGATGAAATTGAGTATATTCCATATTTATTAGTTTTACATGGGCTCTATAAGCCATAGCATATCCATTACCATAAATATTAGGTGGATTAGTTGTATGAAGATAAACCTGCCCCATACCCCCGGTAGCTAGAATAGTATATTTAGCAATAAAAATATTTATATCATCTTCTTTTTCATCATATGCATATACACCAAAACATCTATCTTCTTCATACATTGAATAGCTATAATTTGTCGAATGTGATAATGTAATTAAATCTATAGAATAACATGATGGATAAAAATTTATAGACAAATTTTTGCTTTTAATATAATTTAGTAAAGACTCTATGATAGCTTTACCCGTATAATCTTTAACAAATAATATTCTTTTAACTGAATGAGCTGCTTCACCAGTTAATTTAAAAAAATCTTGTTCTTTCTCAAATGGCACTTTAATTTTTTCTATTAAAATGTCATGCAAAATTGTTGAACAATTATAAACCAGTTTATCAACAGCTGGTATAAAATTTAAATGATCTCCAGCATCAAGTATATCTTTTTTCAATAGTTCAGGTGAATCTTCCTTACCTTTATATACTATTCCACCTTGTGCCCAAAAACTTGATGATTTAGTAATATCTTCAGTATCATAAATAATACAAACATCAACACCTTTTTCTGCTAAAAGTATTCCAGAAACAAGACCAGATATTCCTGCACCAATAATTAAAACATCCGTCGTTATTTTTTTCATTTATTTTCTTAAAATAGTCTTTATAATTAAAATTTTAAAAATGAATTTTTAAAAAAATATTAATTAAGATAAAAAAACTTACATTTTAAAATTTTCAAAGTTTTTCATCATATCTTCCATACTTCTTTTTGATACCTTACCCATCATTTTCTTAAGATTATTAAAATCTTTAATTAATTGCTCAATATCAAAAAGTTTAACTCCTGCTCCCTTAGATATTCTCTTTTTTCTAGAAGGATTATTCATTACAAGTAAAGGATTTTCTCTCTCTTTTTTTGTCATAGATTGTATTATATATTTATATTTTAATAATTTTTGTGTTTGTTTATCAAATAAAGATTTATCAACATTCGCTGCACCTGGAATCATAGAAATTATGTTTTCTAAAGGTCCCATTTTTGTCATTCCTTCGATCTGTTCAAGCATATCTCCAAAGTCAAACTCATTTTTCTTTATCTTTTTTTCAAGTTTTTTAGCTTGTTCTTCTGAATAGACTTTCTCTGCTTTCTCAACTAAAGTTAAAATATCTCCCATTCCTATTATTCTTTGACTTATTCTATCTGGGTAAAATTTCTCAAGCTCATTAATTTTTTCACCAATACCTACAAAAGCAATTGGAACATCTGCTATCATCTTTACAGATAGTGCAGCTCCACCTCTTGTATCAGAATCAAATTTTGTTAATATTAATTTTGTAATTTTAACATATTTTTTAAATTCCTTTGCAACATCAGCAGCAACCTGTCCTGTCATTGAATCAACAACAAGAATAGTTTCATCTGGTTTAACTTCCTTTTCAATCCTTTTTAGTTCTTCCATCAGTTCTTTATCCACTTGAAGTCTACCAGCTGTATCAATGATAATAAGATTATATCCATTTTTAATGGCATATTTAATAGCTGATTTTGCAATATTTTCAGGAGACATATTTTTTTGAGAATAAGTTTCAACACCTATGCTCTGACCTAATATTTTTAACTGTTCTATTGCAGCAGGTCTATATATATCGCATGCAACAAGTAAAGGTCTTCTCGATTCTTTATAAAAATTTGCAAGTTTTGCTGCTATTGTAGTTTTACCAGATCCCTGAAGTCCTGCAAGTAATAAAACAGAAACCTCTTGAGGGGACTTTAACTTCAAATCTTTGTAATCATCTCCTAATAATTTCTTCAACTCTTCATAAACTATACTTATAAATTTTTCTCTAACTGTTAGACTTTTAATTACTTTTTCACCTAATGCTTTCACTTTTACTTTATTTAAAAATTCATCTACTACATACAAGTTAACATCAGCTTCAACAAGAACACTTCTTAATTCTTCTATTGCTTCTTTAATATTTGATTCTGTTATTACCTTTTTCCCTAATAATGAATTAAAAATATTTGAAATACCTTTTGAAAGTGATTCTAACATATTAAAACCTCTACTTTATAAAAATAAAATTATTTTCATATTTTTTATTGCTTTTATTATTAATTAAAGAAATTTTATTTAGCTATCACATTTAAAATTATTTATTTAACTTATTTTTTTCAATCACATTAATTAATCCTAAAACAATATTATAATTTACAAAATTTTTATCAATCTGCTTTAAAAAATAATAACTATTTTTAAAATCTGGTGGGTTTTTATAAAAATAAGAGTACCCAAGAATATAAAAAAAATAATTTTTAAACCTACTATTTGAAATAACATTTAAATAATCCTTACTAAATTCAACTATTTTTTGAAACTCGTTTTTAATAAAATAAACTCTTAATATTATAATTAAAAATTTATCAAGATCTTCTTCATCAAAATTATTATTATAGATAAAATTTAATGCTTCCTCAAAGTTTGATAGAGATACAAATTCATTTTGAGCTAAAATATGAATCTTTGCAAGCATATATGATGAATAAAAAAATATTTTCCCTTCAAAATATTGAATATTCTGTAATTTAATAGATTGTTCATAACTTATATTTTTTTCAATCTTTTTAAAATCCTTTTCTAGCTTTTTATAAGAATAAATCTTATCTTTAAAATTATTAAAATAATCTTTTAGCAAAGTAAAATAAGAGGAACTTAAGGAGAAGTTCCCAGTCAAATAATAATAAATACCAAGATAAAATAAATAAGAAATATTTAAATTTTCAATATCTAAAGAGGTGTTTAAATTATTTATTTCTGAATCTTTTAGAGATAAAAATATATTATTATTAAAAAAATAAAAAATTCTATTTGTAAAATAGTTTTTAAAATATTGCGAATTTTCAGAAATAGGACCTAGATTCACTTCTTTATTTATATTTATAGAATCCAAAAGTTTAAAATTTAGACTATATTTTATAACAATATTTAAATCCCTTACATTGAATATTATATTTGAATTGCCATATTTCTTTATTTTAATTACAAATATAGTAGAATCATATGAATCAATAACCTTTTTTATTTCAAAATAATTTGAATCCAAAACATCAACAGTTGCATTTAAATAATTAATAAAGATAAAAAACTCTTCATTTTCATTTTTATAAAATTCAACATTTATATCATAATTTATAAAATTAGATTTATTTTGGGCAA includes these proteins:
- a CDS encoding 4Fe-4S binding protein → MAYKINDNCINCGACEPECPVNAIYEKDDRRVIDPSKCTSCGSCATVCPAEAIDAD
- a CDS encoding DUF493 domain-containing protein, which translates into the protein MIFKDKENLNKEKKEHIYEQVSNIFKESNFIELGDLKDSNDINIKYDLPSYWLFKVIGDNNENFRNSISNFLKDKKLKKEVSIIYSKNSKYCSYNFEIFVENKEELFSFYRELKEIKETKFCF
- a CDS encoding methyltransferase domain-containing protein, producing MKGRLRYINIDDNLFNNYTLKLDNQFFKIIEKKIQKIKCQKLSSENNKFVLEVCCGKGEYINYLASIYKDTLFLGLDFSKAAIQRAIKKTHQESLDNVLYVNEDFFDFIKFYESSIIKNQSLNSSEKLDKKKFDLFLFDFIFISFPDPWPKKRHHKRRLVNEESLKKLKNFLKDGGKIFILTDHEDYSKWILNACVKNKDIYNKGFKIFRIIKSYITTSKKQYEKYFPFYETTFFRKSKEKKVKFFCLIKK
- the pyk gene encoding pyruvate kinase, with the protein product MNLKTKIVCTIGPSTSSEEMLEKLIISGMNVARFNFSHANYDETKKVINILKKLREKLKVPLALMLDTKGPEIRIYGYKEIIEVKTKEKFFIQSIDGQFLESEKGKVFLEQNNFYETKTFFTNLPYIDRIVKIGDKILLMDGYFTTEVVGIVEDQTKKEKDLEDNFNFLLGKKIEIEFKNSGKLRPKAHLSIPNVDYPIEFLSNKDKEDIKFAVQNDFEYIALSFVRSSDDILKVKKIINEINENANIDLIAKIEHRKAIENIDDIIIHSDGIMVARGDLGVELPIEDVPVFQKKIIEKCYLSGKPVITATQMLESMIETPLPTRAEVSDVANAAYDMTSAVMLSGETAVGKFPELVVQTMKKILLKTESSIDYKKFLFSKSYTESLFDITNIISYNAVVTAYQCNAKAILCITKTGYAGRMISKLRPGLPIIVFTYDKKVYNKLALNWGVTPILYTKEDSFEKLIDEIKNLCIENNFVSKGDLVVIIAGMPLGKQGTTNMIRIESIGKSRIKGTPINVKQTIKNVVIIEGLEDFKEKDVDNKIVVLKNFSENYVTYLRFAAGIIIENCYWETQLKIVASAYNIPIIMNATGASEILKDRSLVEILEDGTIIEI
- a CDS encoding MFS transporter → MQTREEKFNFYKTTILIGLGFFTMGLMDPLYDAFVPLFLKEYIKVKTIIGSIMTLDNIFALFLIPIVAAISDRTITKIGRRMPYILVTLPLSAIFFALIPFAALKSLFLLILVLFLLNIFKQAARGPVVALMPDIIHPDYRSEANGVINFMGGIAAIVGTVGLSKLMDLDIYLPIIGRTKDKIPFLISGILVVFATILLFIFVKEKFREKTEKEEKIPIIKSFKLIFSDKDKSAVLILFSLFLWFFGYQGVLPFVTTYAVEIIGVSKGVAGISPGMVAIPYALFAIPSGIIAHKIGRKKMIRICLIGLIIAMILMFFHKAIVDFFQLKQGLSLIIFWAILFFFGIFWGSVVTNSFPMLWQMATYSNMGIYTGLYYTFSQSAAIFSPPVTGAIIDLINIRAIFLFAAICMLGAFILMGFVKKGEPSTTKTH
- the rsfS gene encoding ribosome silencing factor, with product MKENLDYKLASLIINILEEKKVDNIKVIKVIDVMPIADFFIIGTIESTPQASAVVSELNKILKDNGYSLINRKNFTVNDWILLDYNSVIIHLFNKDKRDFYNLEGLWSKYVITKEKVIEIVKETNK
- a CDS encoding small multi-drug export protein, which translates into the protein MIILSMLPVIELRGSIPYGYFNGINIFIAFFLSVIFNSCASLILFIFLEFFNHLFLKIPLYKKFFDKISERSLKKVKPKFEKYEYIGLMIFVAIPLPATGAITGTIGAWLLRLDIKKSFFFISLGVLIAGIIVSIITIYGGIFAKLFIKTSF
- a CDS encoding FAD-binding protein, yielding MKKITTDVLIIGAGISGLVSGILLAEKGVDVCIIYDTEDITKSSSFWAQGGIVYKGKEDSPELLKKDILDAGDHLNFIPAVDKLVYNCSTILHDILIEKIKVPFEKEQDFFKLTGEAAHSVKRILFVKDYTGKAIIESLLNYIKSKNLSINFYPSCYSIDLITLSHSTNYSYSMYEEDRCFGVYAYDEKEDDINIFIAKYTILATGGMGQVYLHTTNPPNIYGNGYAMAYRAHVKLINMEYTQFHPTALFTEHGHSFLISEAVRGEGGELVNIYGKPFMKEYHSLGSLAPRDVVARSIIFEMQKTDSKFVYIDINKIRKKIKDRFPSIYYTCKENGIDLDYENIPVVPSFHFQCGGIKVNLEGESSLDGLYAVGEVSCTGIHGANRLASISLLEGLCFAKFASDSIYNKLLNKEYKKNYFSLDLIKDWEYTNKEEYDLILVKQDLNYLKNIMWNYVGPIRTKKRLRRALTDITNLKNSFEDFYYESKLSNLILQLRDAITCGLIVATSAWKNKKSSGCHYRMD